In one window of Gemmatimonadetes bacterium SCN 70-22 DNA:
- a CDS encoding 50S ribosomal protein L19, translated as MHPFIETQKEWLREVPPFRAGDTVRVNVRVKEGDKERLQAFEGVCIARRGSGVSATFTVRKVSNGVGVERIFPVHSPMLADISVVRRGRVRRAKLYYLRHLAGKATRIKEKKARVPGTEAPAKA; from the coding sequence ATGCATCCGTTCATCGAAACCCAGAAAGAGTGGCTCCGCGAAGTGCCGCCGTTCCGTGCGGGCGACACCGTTCGCGTCAACGTTCGCGTCAAGGAAGGCGACAAGGAGCGCCTCCAGGCGTTCGAGGGGGTCTGCATCGCCCGTCGCGGTAGCGGCGTGAGCGCGACCTTCACGGTGCGCAAGGTGTCGAACGGTGTCGGCGTGGAGCGCATCTTCCCGGTGCACTCGCCCATGCTGGCCGACATCTCGGTCGTGCGGCGCGGGCGCGTGCGTCGCGCCAAGCTGTACTACCTGCGCCACCTGGCCGGGAAGGCGACGCGCATCAAGGAGAAGAAGGCGCGCGTTCCTGGCACCGAGGCGCCCGCCAAGGCGTAG
- a CDS encoding 30S ribosomal protein S16: protein MPETRGARGAGSTHYQEQVMVRIRLRREGRKKNPMYRIVVTESTAPREGRFIEIIGTYHPRKTEGAVELKQDRANHWLDVGAQPSDTVRSILRRAGILKTRHEARLARKLQAAAVPLAEGEKDAE, encoded by the coding sequence ATGCCGGAGACGCGAGGAGCTCGGGGAGCAGGATCCACGCACTACCAGGAGCAGGTCATGGTTCGCATTCGACTCCGCCGTGAAGGGCGCAAGAAGAACCCGATGTACCGTATCGTCGTGACCGAGTCGACGGCGCCGCGCGAGGGGCGTTTCATCGAGATCATCGGCACGTACCACCCCCGCAAGACCGAAGGGGCGGTCGAGCTGAAGCAGGATCGCGCCAACCACTGGCTGGACGTCGGCGCGCAGCCGAGCGACACGGTGCGTTCGATCCTGCGCCGGGCGGGGATCCTCAAGACCCGCCACGAGGCACGCCTCGCCCGCAAGCTGCAGGCGGCGGCGGTGCCGCTCGCCGAGGGCGAGAAGGACGCCGAGTAA
- a CDS encoding endopeptidase La, with product MMSRPQRRDEILGQELPPTLPLMALRSTIVYPLGTIAVQMGAPENLALLRDNEDPGLIVALLVASGDVDDPIDNQKLVGRVGVAARVHERINLPGDTVQITLQGLRRITVESVEQEEPYVIARVHAAKELPADPDELNDLVARIVSAAETLADLVDRIPDEVPQILKMNVSDPGRFADLAATNMNFRISDKDEVLQRLDVGQRLRFILSRLEREVARARVMEDVKKQTEVKIEQHQREFYLRQQLRAIQAELGETDPGEKEAIELLKKIDDARLPERVGQEARRETERLRMLSPASSEYQVIRTYLDWILSLPWHKRSGDEEIALSRVEEALDGRHYGLSEAKERIVEFLAVRKLRGGDPHGPILCFVGPPGTGKTSLGEAIAKAIGREFYRIAVGGVRDEAEIRGHRRTYVGAMPGLFLQALRRVGVSDPVLMIDEIDKMSGGGASGDPTAAMLEVLDPAQNHDFVDHYLNLPFDLSRSLFICTANNLFDIPAPLRDRMEVIRIAGYTVEEKVEIAWRYLLPRLLEEHGITDKDIQFTDEVLGFISSRYSREAGLRNFERNISSLMRKRARRKAEGEEGAWIVDNALVEEILGAPKYANEAAEKEPEVGAVTGLAWTSLGGDIMTIEALRMQGSGKLTVTGQLGDVMRESVDAALSFVRSRADALGVTPQDFKESDLHIHFPAGAVPKDGPSAGVAVTLAIGSVLSRRPVRRDVAMTGEVTLRGKVLEIGGVKEKTLAAYRAGLREVILPAGNQKDLRDVPDEVRGNMAFTFVSSMDEVFRLALLSYAAGGLADAVPVRESGMSQGDEASKTSAQSPAPTPAG from the coding sequence ATGATGTCCCGTCCCCAGCGTCGCGACGAAATCCTTGGCCAGGAACTCCCGCCCACGCTCCCGCTCATGGCGTTGCGCTCCACCATCGTCTACCCCCTGGGGACGATCGCGGTGCAGATGGGGGCGCCGGAGAACCTGGCCCTCCTGCGCGACAACGAGGACCCGGGGCTCATCGTCGCCCTCCTCGTTGCATCTGGCGACGTCGACGATCCCATCGACAACCAGAAGCTGGTGGGACGCGTCGGGGTCGCGGCCCGCGTGCACGAGCGGATCAACCTGCCGGGCGACACCGTCCAGATCACGCTGCAGGGGTTGCGGCGCATCACGGTGGAATCGGTGGAACAGGAGGAGCCGTACGTCATCGCCAGGGTGCACGCCGCCAAGGAGCTCCCCGCCGACCCCGACGAACTGAACGACCTCGTCGCCCGCATCGTGAGCGCGGCCGAGACGCTGGCCGACCTGGTCGACCGCATCCCGGACGAGGTCCCGCAGATCCTGAAGATGAACGTCTCCGACCCGGGGCGCTTTGCCGACCTCGCGGCGACGAACATGAACTTCCGGATCTCCGACAAGGACGAGGTGCTGCAGCGCCTCGACGTGGGGCAGCGTCTCCGCTTCATCCTCTCCCGGCTCGAGCGCGAGGTGGCGCGCGCCCGGGTGATGGAGGACGTGAAGAAGCAGACCGAGGTCAAGATCGAGCAGCACCAGCGCGAGTTCTACCTGCGCCAGCAGCTGCGCGCCATCCAGGCCGAGCTGGGGGAGACCGATCCGGGGGAGAAGGAGGCGATCGAGCTCCTGAAGAAGATCGACGACGCCCGGCTCCCCGAGCGGGTGGGGCAGGAGGCGCGGCGCGAGACGGAGCGGCTGCGGATGCTCTCCCCGGCATCGAGCGAGTACCAGGTGATCCGCACCTACCTGGACTGGATCCTTTCCCTCCCCTGGCACAAGCGGTCGGGCGACGAGGAGATCGCGCTGTCCCGGGTGGAGGAGGCGTTGGACGGGCGGCACTACGGGCTGAGCGAGGCCAAGGAGCGGATCGTCGAGTTCCTGGCGGTGCGCAAGCTGCGCGGCGGCGACCCGCACGGCCCGATCCTCTGCTTCGTGGGGCCGCCGGGGACGGGAAAGACGTCGTTAGGCGAGGCGATCGCCAAGGCGATCGGGCGCGAGTTCTACCGCATCGCGGTGGGCGGGGTGCGCGACGAGGCCGAGATCCGCGGGCACCGGCGCACCTACGTGGGGGCCATGCCCGGGCTCTTCCTCCAGGCCCTGCGGCGCGTCGGCGTCAGCGATCCGGTCCTGATGATCGATGAGATCGACAAGATGTCGGGCGGGGGCGCCTCGGGCGACCCGACCGCGGCCATGCTCGAGGTCCTCGACCCGGCGCAGAACCACGACTTCGTCGACCACTACCTCAACCTCCCGTTCGACCTCTCGCGTTCGCTCTTCATCTGCACGGCGAACAACCTGTTCGACATCCCCGCCCCGCTGCGCGACCGCATGGAGGTGATCCGGATCGCCGGCTACACGGTGGAGGAGAAGGTGGAGATCGCCTGGCGCTACCTCCTGCCGCGCCTGCTCGAGGAGCACGGGATTACCGACAAGGACATCCAGTTCACCGACGAGGTGCTGGGGTTCATCTCGTCGCGCTATTCGCGCGAGGCGGGGCTGCGCAACTTCGAGCGCAACATCTCGTCGCTCATGCGCAAGCGGGCGCGCAGGAAGGCGGAGGGGGAGGAGGGGGCGTGGATCGTGGACAACGCCCTCGTGGAGGAGATCCTCGGCGCCCCGAAGTACGCCAACGAGGCGGCGGAGAAGGAGCCCGAGGTGGGGGCGGTGACCGGGCTGGCCTGGACATCGTTAGGCGGCGACATCATGACCATCGAGGCGCTCCGCATGCAGGGGTCGGGAAAGCTGACCGTGACCGGGCAGCTGGGCGACGTGATGCGCGAGAGCGTGGACGCCGCCCTCTCGTTCGTGCGATCGCGCGCCGACGCGCTGGGGGTGACCCCCCAGGACTTCAAGGAGAGCGACCTGCACATCCACTTCCCGGCCGGGGCGGTTCCCAAGGACGGGCCGAGCGCCGGCGTGGCGGTGACGCTGGCCATCGGCTCGGTGCTGAGCCGGCGTCCCGTGCGGCGCGACGTGGCCATGACCGGTGAGGTGACGCTGCGCGGCAAGGTGCTGGAGATCGGCGGGGTGAAGGAGAAGACGCTCGCCGCCTATCGCGCCGGGCTGCGCGAGGTGATCCTCCCGGCCGGCAACCAGAAGGACCTGCGCGACGTGCCGGACGAGGTGCGCGGGAACATGGCGTTCACCTTCGTGAGCAGCATGGACGAGGTGTTCCGGCTGGCGCTCCTCTCCTACGCGGCGGGAGGGCTGGCCGACGCGGTGCCGGTGAGGGAATCCGGAATGAGCCAGGGTGACGAAGCGTCCAAGACCAGCGCCCAATCACCGGCCCCAACGCCGGCAGGGTGA
- a CDS encoding 16S rRNA processing protein RimM, whose translation MVGRVRRAHGVRGELYLEVMTDAPDAIFAPGARLFAGTTAGDLARDGATLTVSGVRPFKDGLLVTFEEIRDRNAADLWRERYLLLPLDELPPPGEDEVFLHDLVGLRVQRADGTPVGTVVAYYELPHDILLEIQRDGSTVLVPYREEFVTEVDVDGGVLVVAPPEGLLE comes from the coding sequence ATCGTTGGTCGCGTGCGGCGCGCCCATGGGGTGCGGGGCGAGCTGTACCTCGAGGTGATGACCGACGCGCCGGACGCGATCTTCGCGCCCGGCGCGCGCCTTTTCGCCGGCACCACCGCCGGCGACCTGGCGCGGGATGGTGCGACGCTCACGGTGTCCGGCGTGCGCCCGTTCAAGGACGGGCTCCTCGTCACCTTCGAGGAGATCCGCGACCGGAACGCGGCCGACCTCTGGCGCGAGCGCTACCTCCTCCTCCCCCTCGACGAACTCCCGCCCCCGGGCGAGGACGAGGTGTTCCTGCACGACCTGGTGGGGCTGCGGGTGCAACGTGCCGACGGGACGCCGGTCGGGACGGTGGTCGCCTACTACGAGCTTCCCCACGACATCCTGCTCGAGATCCAGCGCGACGGCTCGACCGTCCTCGTCCCCTACCGCGAGGAGTTCGTCACCGAGGTGGACGTCGACGGCGGCGTGCTCGTCGTCGCGCCGCCGGAGGGGCTCCTCGAATGA
- a CDS encoding tRNA (guanosine(37)-N1)-methyltransferase TrmD gives MTPREAPLRINIVTIFPEYFRVPLGLSIPARAEAAASVRYHVVDLRDFTHDRHRTVDDYPYGGGAGMVMKPGPFFEAVESLGATAPIVLLSPRGRVFGQRDAMRFAAGEELTLLCGHYKDVDQRVADHLATEEVSLGDFVLSGGEPAALAIVDAVVRLLPGAMSDHDSARTDSFYEERGISAPSYTRPPEYRGLGVPNVLLSGNHAEIARWRREEGERRTRARADETRDRGTG, from the coding sequence ATGACGCCCCGCGAGGCGCCGCTCCGCATCAACATCGTCACCATCTTCCCCGAGTACTTCCGGGTCCCGCTGGGGCTGTCGATTCCCGCCAGGGCGGAAGCGGCGGCGAGCGTGCGGTACCACGTGGTCGACCTGCGCGACTTCACGCACGACCGCCACCGCACCGTCGACGACTACCCGTACGGGGGCGGGGCCGGGATGGTGATGAAGCCGGGGCCGTTCTTCGAGGCCGTCGAATCGTTAGGCGCGACGGCGCCCATCGTCCTCCTCTCGCCGCGCGGGCGCGTCTTCGGGCAGCGCGACGCCATGCGCTTCGCGGCCGGCGAGGAGCTCACCCTCCTCTGCGGGCACTACAAGGACGTCGACCAGCGGGTGGCCGATCACCTGGCCACCGAGGAGGTCTCGCTGGGTGACTTCGTCCTGAGCGGGGGAGAGCCCGCGGCGCTGGCGATCGTCGACGCCGTGGTGCGACTCCTCCCGGGGGCGATGTCGGATCACGACAGCGCCCGCACCGACTCGTTCTACGAGGAGCGCGGCATCAGCGCCCCGAGCTACACCCGGCCGCCGGAGTACCGCGGATTGGGCGTTCCCAATGTGCTCCTCTCGGGAAACCATGCCGAGATCGCGCGGTGGCGGCGGGAGGAAGGGGAGCGGCGCACGCGCGCGCGCGCCGACGAAACCCGGGATCGGGGTACCGGGTAA
- a CDS encoding MarR family transcriptional regulator, protein MSDVSVQPDASSPPPPVAEQVTAGLYKLGLALRTHAWRESIPRGLTPTQAQVLALLKASGAPRRLSDVAEEMAVTLPTASDAVKALVSKGLVSKGRAADDARAVALTLTTRGHEEAASRTAGPEFVVAAVAALTPDEQRMLMRILVKMVRTLQERGDIAPARTCVACRFFRPFAHPDDTARPHHCDFVGAAFGEGGLRLDCRDFEAADPDGMRARWAAFDAGDEVARR, encoded by the coding sequence ATGAGCGACGTGTCGGTCCAGCCGGATGCCTCGTCCCCCCCGCCCCCGGTGGCGGAGCAGGTCACCGCCGGGCTCTACAAGCTCGGCCTCGCGCTCCGGACGCACGCCTGGCGCGAGTCGATCCCACGGGGGCTCACGCCGACGCAGGCACAGGTCCTGGCACTCCTGAAGGCCAGCGGCGCTCCACGCCGGCTGTCGGACGTGGCGGAGGAGATGGCGGTGACGCTCCCGACGGCGAGCGACGCGGTGAAGGCGCTGGTGTCCAAGGGGCTAGTGTCGAAGGGGCGTGCCGCCGACGACGCGCGGGCCGTGGCGCTCACGCTCACGACACGCGGTCACGAGGAGGCAGCGTCGCGCACGGCCGGCCCGGAGTTCGTCGTCGCCGCCGTCGCTGCACTCACCCCCGACGAGCAGCGCATGCTCATGCGCATCCTCGTCAAGATGGTGCGGACGCTGCAGGAGCGAGGCGACATCGCACCGGCGCGGACGTGCGTCGCCTGCCGGTTCTTTCGGCCGTTCGCGCACCCCGATGACACGGCGCGGCCGCACCACTGCGACTTCGTCGGGGCCGCGTTCGGCGAGGGGGGGCTGCGGCTGGACTGTCGCGACTTCGAGGCGGCCGATCCCGACGGGATGCGCGCGCGCTGGGCGGCGTTCGACGCGGGCGACGAGGTCGCGCGGCGCTGA
- a CDS encoding ribonuclease HII, which produces MPGRRSPRWSRIERDAREAYGELIAGIDEVGRGPLAGPVVACAVIMPANTRAIAGVDDSKRLLPEAREALAVRIRERAVALALGAASVREVDRLNIYRATTLAMRRALARLAQVPHHVIVDGRPIRTLGVSHTAVVGGDGKCYAVACASIVAKVTRDRLMRKLAARYPGYAWEQNSGYGTPAHIAALDALGATPHHRRSFCVKQLTLGLEAPHPPIDE; this is translated from the coding sequence ATGCCCGGCCGGCGTTCGCCCCGGTGGTCGCGCATCGAGCGTGACGCGCGCGAGGCGTACGGCGAGCTGATTGCCGGGATCGACGAAGTCGGACGGGGCCCCCTGGCGGGCCCCGTTGTCGCATGTGCGGTGATCATGCCCGCCAACACGCGTGCCATCGCCGGCGTGGACGACTCCAAGCGGCTGTTGCCGGAGGCGCGTGAGGCGCTGGCGGTGCGCATTCGCGAGCGGGCCGTGGCCCTCGCCCTCGGGGCGGCGTCGGTGCGCGAGGTCGATCGCCTGAACATCTACCGGGCCACGACGCTGGCGATGCGCCGGGCGCTGGCCCGTCTCGCGCAGGTCCCCCATCACGTCATCGTGGATGGGCGTCCGATCCGGACGCTCGGGGTCAGCCACACCGCGGTGGTGGGCGGGGACGGGAAGTGCTACGCCGTGGCGTGCGCGTCGATCGTCGCCAAGGTGACCCGCGATCGCCTGATGCGGAAGCTGGCGGCGCGGTATCCGGGGTATGCCTGGGAGCAGAACAGCGGGTACGGGACCCCGGCGCACATCGCGGCGCTGGACGCGCTCGGGGCGACGCCGCATCATCGTCGTTCGTTCTGCGTGAAGCAGCTGACCCTGGGGCTCGAGGCGCCCCATCCCCCCATCGACGAGTAG
- a CDS encoding signal recognition particle protein, giving the protein MFDELSDKISGVFAKLRGRGVLTESDIKEGLREVRRVLLEADVNFQLTREFLERVEKKAVGVTQLKTVQPAQQLVKIVYDELTTMLGERREPLKLSSVPPTVVMMVGLQGSGKTTSAAKLARRLKGEGRPTRLVAADVYRPAAIDQLETLGASLEVPVYADRSTRDVVKIARAGIDEAKRARDRVVILDTAGRLQIDDEMMQELVRLKEAVRPDEILFVADGMTGQDAVRIADGFSQALGVTGVILTKMDGDARGGAALSIYGVTKKPIKYIGVGEKPDALEEFHPERMAGRILQMGDVVSLVEKAQDAFDATEAKKLEKKVRKEGLDLEDFLTAMKQMQKLGPMESILKMLPGVNSKMLKNANMDPKRLKHVEAIVLSMTRAERKTPNLINGSRRARIAKGSGRPISEVNRLLEQFRDMQKMMKKAAGGGRMGFPGMPPGMFGR; this is encoded by the coding sequence ATGTTCGACGAGCTTTCCGACAAGATCTCTGGCGTCTTCGCCAAGCTCCGCGGCCGTGGTGTCCTGACCGAATCGGACATCAAGGAAGGGCTGCGGGAGGTGCGGCGCGTGCTGCTCGAGGCCGACGTCAACTTCCAGCTCACGCGCGAGTTCCTCGAGCGCGTCGAGAAGAAGGCGGTCGGCGTCACGCAGCTCAAGACGGTGCAGCCGGCGCAGCAGCTGGTGAAGATCGTCTACGACGAGCTCACCACCATGCTCGGCGAGCGCCGCGAGCCGCTCAAGCTCAGCTCCGTCCCTCCCACCGTCGTGATGATGGTCGGGCTGCAGGGGTCGGGGAAGACGACGTCGGCGGCCAAGCTCGCCCGCCGGCTCAAGGGGGAAGGGCGCCCCACGCGCCTCGTGGCGGCCGACGTGTATCGTCCCGCGGCCATCGACCAGCTGGAGACGTTAGGCGCGTCGCTCGAGGTCCCGGTCTACGCCGACCGCTCCACGAGGGACGTGGTGAAGATCGCGCGCGCCGGCATCGACGAGGCGAAGCGCGCCCGCGACCGCGTCGTGATCCTCGACACCGCCGGCCGCCTGCAGATCGACGACGAGATGATGCAGGAGCTGGTCCGCCTCAAGGAGGCAGTCCGCCCCGACGAGATCCTCTTCGTCGCCGACGGCATGACCGGCCAGGACGCAGTGCGCATCGCCGACGGCTTCAGCCAGGCGCTCGGCGTCACCGGCGTCATCCTGACCAAGATGGACGGCGATGCCCGGGGCGGCGCCGCCCTGTCCATCTACGGCGTCACGAAGAAGCCGATCAAGTACATCGGCGTCGGCGAGAAGCCCGACGCGCTCGAGGAGTTCCACCCCGAGCGCATGGCGGGACGCATCCTGCAGATGGGCGACGTGGTCTCGCTCGTCGAGAAGGCGCAGGACGCCTTCGATGCCACCGAGGCGAAGAAGCTCGAGAAGAAGGTCCGCAAGGAAGGGCTCGACCTGGAGGACTTCCTCACGGCCATGAAGCAGATGCAGAAGCTCGGTCCCATGGAGAGCATCCTCAAGATGCTCCCGGGCGTGAACAGCAAGATGCTGAAGAACGCCAACATGGACCCCAAGCGCCTGAAGCATGTCGAGGCCATCGTGCTCTCCATGACGAGGGCCGAGCGCAAGACGCCGAACCTCATCAACGGGTCGCGGCGCGCGCGCATCGCCAAGGGGAGCGGGCGCCCGATCAGCGAGGTCAACCGGCTGCTCGAGCAGTTCCGCGACATGCAGAAGATGATGAAGAAGGCCGCCGGTGGCGGCCGGATGGGCTTCCCGGGGATGCCGCCGGGCATGTTTGGACGATAG